From one Dermacentor andersoni chromosome 1, qqDerAnde1_hic_scaffold, whole genome shotgun sequence genomic stretch:
- the LOC126545233 gene encoding uncharacterized protein — protein MCIVPAAKTFFFKLHTSTLPVKTWLQKKGLYVPWNTNCRLCNQPETIEHCFILCRDAFNFWDILLGTVKKDFFLTYYGVRFLPFKKTVSNTPYDLFMLLGLYSLWRSRMIDRYAESPRSTRSIFREETAQVRSVVATFDPVPEWISRLDACVCLPEF, from the coding sequence atgtgcattgtgccagcagcgaaaacgtttttctttaagctgcacacctccacactgccagttaaaacgtggcttcagaAAAAAGGACTGTatgtaccctggaatacaaattgtagactttgcaatcaacccgagacaatagaacattgctttatactttgtcgtgacgcatttaATTTTTGGGACATTTTACTAGGAACTGTCAAAAAAGACTTTTTTCTCACATATTATGGTGTCCGGTTCCTACCTTTCAAAAAGACAGTCAGTAATACACCGtacgatttgtttatgttattaggactttattcattatggagaagtcgaatgatcgacagaTATGCCGAGTcgcctcgctcgacaaggtctatcttccgaGAAGAAACTGCTCAAGTCCGTAGTGTGGTGGCTACATTTGATCccgtacctgaatggatttcgcgtctggacgcttgtgtttgtttgccagaattttga